One window of the Onychostoma macrolepis isolate SWU-2019 chromosome 21, ASM1243209v1, whole genome shotgun sequence genome contains the following:
- the zgc:122979 gene encoding dnaJ homolog subfamily B member 5 has translation MVLIWTQFGVKHKNVKCKVRVIHGEEGWTSEEVREEPEVSSPPSSPECVDFYSVLGVSSDSNEEEIRRAYKRLALRYHPDKNPEADAEDKFKQIAQAYDVLTDPEKRSIYDQQGLTKGGVAPSGNKSDPSHSSSKADAHSWRMFFNFELDSDDDLFNPFLRNPLPHLSRHHGNRGGPKPSSEAEVHELLVSLEDILVGVTKRVKLTRLRQTDKHALRPEERVFDVEVKKGWKEGTRITFPKEGHQMLGHAPNDLAFVIKEKKHAHFRRDGSHIVYTATITLREALCGCTVNVPTLDGQMKPLPCSDVIKPGSVRRLIGEGLPRAKNPAQRGDLLVEFQVVFPDRIPPSSKEIIKHSLGSVN, from the exons ATGGTTCTCATCTGGACTCAGTTCGGCGTCAAACACAAGAATGTCAAGTGCAAAGTGCGAGTGATCCACGGAGAGGAGGGATGGACCTCAGAG GAGGTGCGTGAAGAACCTGAGGTGTCTAGCCCCCCGTCCTCACCAGAGTGTGTGGATTTCTACTCTGTGCTCGGTGTGTCAAGTGACTCTAATGAGGAGGAGATCAGACGGGCGTACAAGCGTCTGGCGCTCCGTTACCACCCAGACAAGAACCCAGAGGCAGACGCCGAGGACAAATTTAAACAGATTGCACAAGCCTACGATGTTCTGACGGACCCAGAGAAACGCAGCATCTATGATCAACAAG GTTTGACAAAAGGGGGTGTGGCTCCATCCGGGAACAAAAGTGACCCCTCCCACAGTTCCTCTAAAGCCGACGCCCACTCCTGGCGCATGTTCTTCAACTTTGAACTCGACTCAGACGACGACCTGTTTAACCCCTTCCTGCGAAATCCCCTGCCCCACCTCAGCCGGCATCACGGAAACAGGGGCGGGCCCAAGCCATCGAGCGAGGCCGAAGTTCACGAGCTTCTTGTGTCACTGGAGGACATTTTAGTGGGCGTGACGAAGCGTGTGAAACTGACACGCCTTCGGCAGACGGACAAACACGCGTTGAGACCAGAGGAGCGCGTGTTCGACGTAGAGGTGAAGAAGGGGTGGAAGGAGGGCACCAGGATCACCTTCCCCAAGGAGGGCCATCAGATGCTCGGCCACGCCCCAAACGACCTGGCCTTCGTTATCAAGGAGAAGAAGCACGCCCATTTCAGACGAGACGGTTCGCATATTGTGTACACCGCCACCATCACGCTGCGAGAG GCTCTATGTGGGTGTACGGTTAACGTCCCTACTCTTGACGGACAGATGAAGCCCCTCCCATGCAGTGATGTCATCAAGCCCGGCTCAGTGAGACGGCTTATAGGGGAGGGGCTTCCCCGAGCGAAGAACCCCGCCCAGCGTGGAGATCTGCTGGTCGAATTTCAAGTCGTTTTCCCTGATCGCATTCCCCCGAGCAGCAAAGAAATCATCAAACACAGCTTGGGCAGTGTTAACTAA